Genomic DNA from Terriglobales bacterium:
GGCGTGCGTAACTTCGTTCGCCAGGTAACGTACTTCCGCCACATATTCGGCCTCGGCAAAACCCCGCTCAGGTTCTCCGAAGACGTGGTGGTAATCCTTTTCGATATTGTGAGGCCGCTTCTCATGAATGAGATCGGTTTCCGCCTTCATCGACTCTTCGGGATCGAAATAGGCAGGCAGCAATTCGTAATCGACCTCAATCAACTCCAGAGCTCTCTCGGCCGTGGTCTCGTCAACCGCTGCAACACAGGCGACGTTATCGCCGACGTAGCGCACTTTGTCGGTGCAGAGCGCATGCTCATCATGCCCGATGGGAAGAATGCCGTAGGAGGTGGGAGCGTCGTGTCCCGTAACCACAGCTACCACGCCGGGCAATGCCAACGCGCGAGTGGTGTCGATGTGCCGGATCCGCGCGTGGGGATGTGGTGAGTGCAAAATCTTGCCAACCAGCATCCCGGGAAGGCTCAGGTCGTCGGTGTACTTACCGTGCCCGGTGGTCTTTTCGGCGGCGTCCACCATCGCGATAGGCTTGCCGATTATGCTGAACTGGTCATTCATTCCCGCTCCCGTTCCAATTCCAAAAACTCCTTCGCTCCACCCTATCCGGCGGTCTGGGACGGCGCTGCTGACATCGGATAGCCCTCAATCGGCGCCTCGCGAAGATCGCGCACCATCACGATGTTGCCGTCAATGGCGCGCTTGCGCAGCGGGATGATCTCGCGATATTCAGCCGAGTCATACCACCTGCGTGCCGCTTCCGCCGACGGAAATTCCACCATTACCGTACGCACAAAACTCCACTGCCCATCACGTACGTCAGGCGATTTTTCAATGACGATGTATCTGCCTCCATGATCCTCAATGAGCGGCTTGACGCGCTCGGCGTATTGCTGGAAAGCCTCGGTATCCCTAATTTCCTTGATCGTCACCACCAGGTAGGTCATCGGATCTCCCCAAGCTCGGCTGGGGCTGATCGGCCCCTCTTTTCGGCTTGGATAGCATCGCGAATCGCCTGGTACATTTGCGTGTACCCGGTACAACGGCAGAGATTACCGCTGAGCGCGCTGCGGATTTCGTCTTCGGTAGGGTCAGGATTGTTGGCCAGCAGGTGCTTAACGGTCATGATGAAACCCGGCGTGCAATATCCGCACTGTGCGCCACCCCAACGGCCATAAGCCTGTTGGATTGCTGTCAGTCCACCATGATCGGCTACACCTTCAACCGTCGTAATCTCCTGCCCCTGACAACTGGCAGCCAGCAGCGTGCAAGAGAGCATGGGGATGCCGTCGATCATCACTGTGCAGGCGCCGCACGAAGAATCGTCGCAACCACGTTTGCTGCCGGTCAGCTGCATTTCCTGGCGCAGCACTTCCAGCAGAAGCCGGTTGGGCTCGATAGCGAGCTCGTGCGTGCGGCCGTTGATCTTGAGTTCCACGAGTTCTTTTTTCATTGAGCAGTCAACAATCAGCAGTCCGCACCCAGCGAAAATTCCAAGCAGCGATGCCGCTAGCTAGTACACCGGCACCTTGGGGTCGATCTGGCGCGACCACTGATCCAATCCTCCCCGCAGCGACTGCACATTTTCGAACCCTTGCAGGCGCATCCAGTTGGTAACGTTGGCGGAGCGGATGCCATGATGGCAAATCACTACGATGTGCTCCTCGGGATCGAGCTCCTGGTGTACCCGCCCGGGTATCTGGTCCATCGGGATATGCTTGCTTCCGCTGATGCGGGCAGCTTCGTACTCCCACTGGTCGCGAATGTCGAGCAGGACTGGCCGATCGCCGGCGTCAAGCTTGCCTTTCAGTTCTTCAGGTGTGATTTCGAAATCCATAGCGCCACTTCACCCGGTCACCCGGTCTGAATTCTTACTTCGCCTCACTTGCCCGTCCACCTCGGCGGACGTTTTTCCAGAAACGCGGCGATGCCTTCCTGCGCATCGTCAAGCTTCATCAATTCCTCCAGATAGATCTGTTCAGCGCGCGCGAGCCCCTTATCGAAATGAGCCGAATCCCACGCATAGAGAGCTTTCTTGGTCAGCGCCAGCGCCGCTGGGCTGAGCTGGCTGACGCGCTCGGCGGTATCGTCCACGATCTCAGCGAGC
This window encodes:
- a CDS encoding (2Fe-2S)-binding protein; protein product: MKKELVELKINGRTHELAIEPNRLLLEVLRQEMQLTGSKRGCDDSSCGACTVMIDGIPMLSCTLLAASCQGQEITTVEGVADHGGLTAIQQAYGRWGGAQCGYCTPGFIMTVKHLLANNPDPTEDEIRSALSGNLCRCTGYTQMYQAIRDAIQAEKRGRSAPAELGEIR
- a CDS encoding DUF1330 domain-containing protein, which gives rise to MTYLVVTIKEIRDTEAFQQYAERVKPLIEDHGGRYIVIEKSPDVRDGQWSFVRTVMVEFPSAEAARRWYDSAEYREIIPLRKRAIDGNIVMVRDLREAPIEGYPMSAAPSQTAG
- a CDS encoding rhodanese-like domain-containing protein produces the protein MDFEITPEELKGKLDAGDRPVLLDIRDQWEYEAARISGSKHIPMDQIPGRVHQELDPEEHIVVICHHGIRSANVTNWMRLQGFENVQSLRGGLDQWSRQIDPKVPVY